A DNA window from Haloactinospora alba contains the following coding sequences:
- a CDS encoding tetratricopeptide repeat protein has translation MTPPEPRRRVIGSVSALVVAALCVAVSAWLEMSPEVLEDLPRSVVWLSSVAGTFGSALAGVAIDRGWRSGQRKATAAQPAYPHSDLPPLQGPNVGYSAERALLRRLFAAFPRSGWRRILSRPSWMVRGKNRYSALIIAITGPTGTGKTRLSLRIAHEVADRFPDGVRWRDMCGDKEHFAPAELELEGTHAEEEQDRPRSLRLWEWINGGRSRAPEQESIPDQGPRLGSSAPRTVRSLLNDLLATFDSTPRAPRRRLGEAWRALTAGKRILLVLDNVEDPEKVGELIPNSPKSAVVLTCRGDFEHHGMDYTRIPLSGFDVAEGAELLERHAPTRGSSAERSRERELRREIIEHCHGLPQTLGMCGRWLDRPSGPTTSELLEQLRETEQENPLLRPDEPAGFAESFIGVFQVCSARDRLLLWRMATNGLEELSDYTAAALLDVPRGQAQDSIRDLERLFLLEPLGHAEDGVDRYRMPQLVRGAVLAQPHEKLGLSEVEEEAWGREPTRRAMWRLLVTYTWLAEQAAETLGRSDQDFPQPRLDPLPSVSALELEAPEHPRAWLAREREMLLGCCFVAQVDNHIQIGWRLSRAVSAMCQVVRTHWEEWGQAVQTQCDLAAAGSDPHALGMAMLDNAELCGNQGRYDRSVQFAQRAEYIFEQLGSDPRWHARAWRVLGVSLYRRGDLDRAREILTQTERVLAQHDDQWWRARTRCDIAEVYSYLGRYTVAQDLLERAQEDFQDTGDPDQRDLARLLLADVLARRGRHLESWLTLRDLRDRFHEGGKQWYVARCLRAMGTLDTHELEAQYEQCDLVFNTRRDGLRYRLRLLAGRLAHRGGPDSGPLAGERTRDLHQRRATPEELTREVLGSYAEWAKSEFNHERAPWLLRFFALRREWSAGSRTAMLREAISSQQRMGDQWGVYRGYLTLGRILARDRKARRRKLQDSAAAFATAVAGFDELGDTWWAARSHRIAARELFQATMRLDSQDGSITASSRARDWLRKARDHAERAYAAYQNMDNHVGQIRSEILLARILWVWGAPEDTVVAYLRSAIDRTDNTGEAELREEALDLNEELFHKHPGNVARRWPIN, from the coding sequence GTGACGCCGCCGGAGCCCCGCCGCCGCGTCATCGGCTCCGTCTCGGCACTCGTGGTGGCCGCGCTGTGCGTCGCCGTGTCGGCGTGGTTGGAGATGTCGCCGGAGGTCCTGGAGGACCTGCCGCGCAGTGTCGTCTGGCTGTCCAGCGTCGCGGGCACGTTCGGCAGCGCCCTGGCGGGTGTGGCCATCGACCGGGGGTGGCGCTCCGGCCAGCGGAAAGCCACCGCGGCACAACCCGCCTACCCGCACAGTGACCTTCCGCCGTTGCAGGGCCCCAACGTCGGCTACAGCGCCGAGCGCGCCCTGCTGCGCCGCCTGTTCGCCGCGTTCCCCCGCAGCGGCTGGCGCAGGATACTCAGCCGCCCGTCCTGGATGGTGCGCGGCAAGAACCGGTACTCGGCCCTGATCATCGCGATCACCGGCCCCACAGGGACGGGAAAGACCCGGCTCTCCCTGCGGATCGCCCACGAGGTCGCCGACCGGTTCCCCGACGGTGTGCGGTGGCGGGACATGTGCGGCGACAAGGAGCACTTCGCCCCGGCCGAGCTGGAACTGGAGGGGACACACGCGGAGGAGGAGCAGGACCGCCCCCGTTCCCTGCGGTTGTGGGAGTGGATCAACGGGGGGCGCTCCCGCGCACCGGAGCAGGAGAGCATCCCTGACCAGGGGCCCCGGCTGGGCTCCAGCGCGCCCCGCACTGTGCGGAGCCTGCTCAACGACCTGCTGGCGACGTTCGACTCCACCCCCCGCGCACCGCGGCGCCGCCTCGGTGAGGCCTGGCGCGCCCTGACGGCGGGCAAACGGATCCTCCTGGTGCTGGACAACGTCGAGGATCCCGAGAAGGTGGGCGAGCTCATCCCCAACAGCCCCAAAAGCGCCGTGGTGCTGACCTGCCGCGGCGACTTCGAACACCACGGCATGGACTACACGCGCATCCCCCTGTCGGGGTTCGACGTCGCGGAGGGGGCCGAGCTGCTGGAGAGGCACGCCCCCACACGGGGCTCCTCCGCCGAGCGGTCCCGGGAGCGCGAGCTGCGCCGCGAGATCATCGAGCACTGCCACGGCCTCCCCCAGACCCTGGGGATGTGCGGGCGGTGGCTGGACCGCCCCTCCGGTCCGACCACGTCCGAACTGCTGGAGCAGCTCCGCGAGACCGAGCAGGAGAACCCGTTGCTGCGGCCCGACGAGCCGGCGGGGTTCGCCGAGTCCTTCATCGGCGTGTTCCAGGTGTGCAGCGCCCGTGACCGCCTGTTGCTGTGGCGCATGGCCACGAACGGTCTGGAGGAGTTGTCCGACTACACGGCGGCGGCGCTGCTGGACGTGCCGCGCGGCCAGGCCCAGGACAGTATCCGCGACCTGGAGCGGTTGTTCCTGCTCGAACCGCTGGGACACGCCGAGGACGGCGTCGACCGGTACCGGATGCCGCAGCTCGTTCGGGGAGCGGTGCTCGCCCAGCCCCACGAGAAGCTCGGACTGTCGGAGGTGGAGGAGGAAGCCTGGGGGAGGGAACCGACCCGCCGCGCCATGTGGCGCCTGCTGGTGACCTACACCTGGCTGGCGGAGCAGGCGGCCGAAACCCTGGGCCGCTCCGACCAGGATTTCCCCCAACCGCGCCTGGACCCGCTGCCGTCCGTGTCCGCACTGGAACTGGAAGCTCCCGAGCACCCCCGCGCGTGGCTGGCCCGGGAACGCGAGATGCTGCTGGGGTGCTGTTTCGTCGCCCAGGTGGACAACCACATCCAGATCGGGTGGCGGCTTTCCCGGGCGGTGTCGGCGATGTGCCAGGTGGTGCGCACCCACTGGGAGGAGTGGGGCCAGGCGGTGCAGACCCAGTGCGACCTGGCCGCCGCGGGCAGCGACCCCCACGCGCTCGGTATGGCCATGCTGGACAACGCGGAACTGTGCGGGAACCAGGGCCGCTACGACCGCAGCGTCCAGTTCGCCCAACGGGCGGAGTACATCTTCGAGCAGCTGGGATCCGACCCGCGCTGGCACGCGCGGGCGTGGCGCGTCCTCGGAGTCAGCCTGTACCGCCGCGGCGACCTGGACCGGGCCCGCGAGATCCTCACCCAGACCGAACGCGTCCTCGCCCAGCACGACGATCAGTGGTGGCGCGCCCGCACCCGGTGCGACATCGCCGAGGTCTACTCCTACCTCGGCCGCTACACCGTGGCCCAGGACCTGCTGGAGCGGGCCCAGGAGGATTTCCAGGACACCGGGGACCCCGACCAGCGCGACCTCGCGCGGCTGCTGCTGGCCGACGTGCTGGCGCGCCGCGGACGGCACCTGGAGTCCTGGCTCACCCTGCGGGACCTGCGGGACCGGTTCCACGAGGGAGGGAAACAGTGGTACGTGGCGCGCTGCCTGCGAGCCATGGGCACCCTGGACACCCACGAGCTGGAGGCCCAATACGAACAGTGCGACCTGGTGTTCAACACGCGCCGCGACGGGTTGCGTTACCGGCTCCGCCTCCTCGCGGGGCGTCTGGCGCACCGCGGCGGCCCCGACAGCGGCCCCCTCGCCGGTGAGCGGACCCGCGACCTCCACCAGCGGCGCGCCACCCCAGAGGAGCTCACCCGCGAGGTCCTGGGGTCCTACGCCGAGTGGGCCAAGTCCGAGTTCAACCACGAACGCGCCCCGTGGCTGCTGCGGTTCTTCGCCCTGCGCCGGGAGTGGTCGGCCGGGAGCCGCACCGCGATGCTGCGGGAGGCGATCAGCTCCCAGCAACGGATGGGCGACCAGTGGGGCGTGTACCGCGGCTACCTCACCCTGGGGCGCATACTCGCCCGGGACCGGAAGGCGCGCAGGCGCAAACTACAGGACAGCGCGGCGGCGTTCGCCACGGCCGTCGCGGGTTTCGACGAACTCGGGGACACCTGGTGGGCGGCGCGCAGCCACCGCATCGCCGCCCGGGAACTGTTCCAGGCCACGATGCGGCTCGACTCCCAGGACGGCTCCATCACCGCCTCGTCACGGGCGCGCGACTGGCTGAGGAAGGCCCGCGACCACGCCGAGCGGGCGTACGCCGCCTACCAGAACATGGACAACCACGTGGGCCAGATCCGCAGCGAGATCCTGCTGGCCCGCATCCTGTGGGTGTGGGGGGCACCGGAGGACACCGTGGTCGCCTACCTGCGTTCCGCCATCGACAGGACGGACAACACCGGGGAAGCCGAGCTCCGGGAGGAAGCGCTGGACCTGAACGAGGAACTCTTCCACAAACACCCCGGGAACGTGGCGCGGCGGTGGCCGATCAACTGA
- a CDS encoding NADP-dependent oxidoreductase, with translation MKAIVYRQYGGPEQLETADVAEPTVGPDVVLLQARAASVNPVDWKLREGYLDGLIEAWFPVIPGWDVAGVVEQPGIAVPEFAPGDEVIGYVRQDIVRNGTYAQKVAAPVRTLARKPRNLDWTQAASLPLAGLTAYQALVHALRVTGSDTVLVHAAAGGVGSFAVQVAHSLGARVIGTASEPNHDYVRSLGAEPVTYGPGLAERVGGIAPVTAALDLVGGDAVSQSRELGVPARRIASVADPAVNRIGGSYVFVRPDPSDLAALVDLVEAGKVTVEVAETFPLERAADAQRRSAEGHTRGKIALSID, from the coding sequence GTGAAAGCGATCGTGTACCGGCAGTACGGCGGCCCGGAACAGTTGGAAACGGCCGACGTGGCCGAACCCACCGTGGGACCGGACGTGGTGCTCCTCCAGGCGCGTGCCGCGTCGGTCAACCCGGTGGACTGGAAACTGCGGGAGGGGTACCTCGACGGCCTCATCGAGGCGTGGTTCCCGGTGATCCCCGGCTGGGACGTCGCCGGGGTCGTGGAACAACCCGGAATCGCGGTGCCGGAGTTCGCCCCCGGGGACGAGGTCATCGGGTACGTGCGTCAGGACATTGTCCGCAACGGCACCTACGCGCAGAAGGTCGCGGCCCCGGTGCGGACACTGGCGCGTAAGCCCCGCAACCTCGACTGGACCCAGGCGGCGAGCCTGCCGTTGGCGGGACTGACCGCCTACCAGGCCCTCGTGCACGCCCTGCGGGTGACCGGAAGCGACACGGTCCTGGTGCACGCGGCGGCCGGCGGGGTGGGCTCCTTCGCGGTGCAGGTCGCGCACTCGCTGGGAGCCCGTGTCATCGGAACCGCCTCCGAACCCAACCACGACTACGTGCGTTCCCTGGGAGCCGAACCGGTGACCTACGGCCCCGGCCTGGCGGAGCGGGTGGGCGGCATCGCACCGGTGACGGCGGCGCTGGACCTGGTCGGCGGGGACGCGGTGTCCCAGAGCCGGGAACTGGGCGTTCCCGCACGACGCATCGCCTCCGTCGCCGACCCCGCCGTGAACCGGATCGGCGGCTCCTACGTGTTCGTCCGGCCGGACCCGAGCGACCTGGCCGCGCTCGTGGACCTGGTGGAAGCGGGCAAGGTCACCGTCGAGGTCGCCGAGACGTTCCCGTTGGAGCGGGCCGCCGACGCCCAGCGCCGCAGCGCCGAGGGCCACACCCGCGGCAAGATCGCCCTGAGTATCGACTGA
- a CDS encoding UvrD-helicase domain-containing protein — translation MPLLAIDATCLPQYDKLDRPTRERLLSVTRKFRELPLESLLSHPDLRISSLPAGQDPRIRTFRINDAWTGVMLAPESGETFLLVHLLPREAAEDWARDQRHDVNGVMGTLERRDATALQRANEDGSPAPATVPSSAHAPGTPVAPSGSHPAPAAGADAPASGASAPLDHVSDRDLTRLGVDAEVREFCRTLDSAAQLHAWAAALPQDQYEVLRALAEGHSVQRVRDEVVVPRRPAVGTVSPRDYDTAIRNTRERVVVVNDDQETRDTLAGEFNAWRIYLHPQQRELAYHPRFGGPAKVTGGPGTGKTVVALHRVKHLAEHLPLDGRVLLTSFTNALVESLRRNLALLLPPELLEDVAVVTTDKLALDTVREHHPEVRLRTDTRGVFANAVRHHQLPWPADLLFSEYRNVITAQGITTLEDYLAPETRRGRSVPLDEGQRREVWHAISEARTMMRNSQALPAEELHTEAARILEQRRERPFTNVVVDEAQDLHPAQWRTLRAAVLPGPNDLFISGDNRQRIYGNTVSFRQLGIGVVGRSYPLRVNYRTTEEILTWAEGIMRGQTVTELGETVPEPPGVARCVLRGPQPELYGAPDEPAELDALADRVRGWLAEGMEPGDVCVTARTNRLRDSVAAHLRARSLPAAIFNPREHAVTEATHAVRVTTMHGVKGLEFRAVAVSGVTATALPQMDAVTSPELDERQHRSDLDTQRALLYVACTRAREQLYVSWHGEPSPFLPPVPDGPVSGAAAEHGAVAAR, via the coding sequence ATGCCCCTGCTGGCCATCGACGCGACGTGTCTTCCCCAATACGACAAGCTCGACCGTCCCACCCGGGAACGGCTGCTGTCCGTGACCCGGAAGTTCCGCGAGCTGCCGCTGGAGTCCCTCCTCTCCCACCCCGACCTGCGCATCAGTTCCCTGCCGGCGGGCCAGGACCCGCGCATCCGCACGTTCCGCATCAACGACGCGTGGACCGGGGTGATGCTCGCCCCGGAGTCGGGGGAGACCTTCCTCCTGGTGCACCTCCTCCCCCGGGAGGCGGCGGAGGACTGGGCCCGCGACCAGCGCCACGACGTCAACGGCGTCATGGGCACGCTGGAACGCCGCGACGCCACCGCGCTGCAGCGCGCCAACGAGGACGGCTCCCCCGCGCCTGCCACCGTTCCGTCCTCCGCCCATGCCCCCGGCACGCCGGTGGCCCCCTCCGGCAGCCACCCCGCCCCCGCTGCCGGTGCCGACGCCCCCGCTTCCGGCGCCTCCGCTCCGCTGGACCACGTCAGCGACCGTGACCTGACCCGGTTGGGGGTCGACGCCGAGGTTCGGGAGTTCTGCCGCACCCTGGACAGCGCCGCGCAGCTGCACGCCTGGGCCGCGGCCCTGCCGCAGGACCAGTACGAGGTGCTGCGCGCCCTCGCCGAGGGGCACTCGGTGCAGCGGGTGCGGGACGAGGTGGTGGTGCCGCGCCGCCCCGCCGTCGGGACGGTCTCCCCCCGCGACTACGACACCGCCATCCGCAACACCCGGGAACGGGTGGTGGTCGTCAACGACGACCAGGAGACGCGGGACACCCTCGCCGGGGAGTTCAACGCCTGGCGCATCTACCTGCACCCGCAGCAGCGCGAGCTCGCCTACCACCCGCGGTTCGGCGGCCCGGCCAAGGTGACCGGCGGGCCGGGGACCGGCAAGACGGTGGTGGCCCTGCACCGGGTGAAACACCTGGCCGAGCACCTGCCGCTGGACGGCCGGGTGCTGCTCACCAGTTTCACCAACGCCCTGGTGGAGTCGTTGCGGCGCAACCTCGCGCTGCTGCTGCCGCCGGAGCTGCTGGAGGACGTCGCGGTGGTCACCACGGACAAGCTGGCGCTGGACACCGTCCGGGAACACCATCCCGAGGTCCGGTTGCGTACCGACACCCGGGGAGTGTTCGCCAACGCGGTCCGCCACCACCAGCTGCCGTGGCCGGCCGACCTCCTGTTCTCCGAGTACCGGAACGTCATCACGGCCCAGGGCATCACCACCCTGGAGGACTACCTCGCCCCCGAGACGCGCCGGGGGCGCAGCGTTCCGCTGGACGAGGGCCAGCGGCGCGAGGTGTGGCACGCGATCAGTGAGGCGCGCACCATGATGCGCAACAGCCAGGCGCTTCCGGCCGAGGAACTGCACACCGAGGCCGCCCGCATCCTGGAACAGCGCCGGGAGCGCCCGTTCACCAACGTCGTCGTGGACGAGGCCCAGGACCTGCACCCCGCCCAGTGGCGCACCCTGCGGGCGGCTGTCCTGCCGGGTCCCAACGACCTGTTCATCTCCGGCGACAACCGGCAGCGGATCTACGGCAACACGGTCTCGTTCCGCCAGCTCGGGATCGGCGTGGTGGGGCGCTCCTACCCGCTGCGGGTCAACTACCGCACGACCGAGGAGATCCTCACGTGGGCCGAGGGGATCATGCGCGGCCAGACGGTCACCGAACTGGGCGAGACCGTCCCCGAACCGCCCGGGGTGGCGCGGTGCGTCCTGCGGGGGCCGCAACCGGAGCTGTACGGCGCCCCGGACGAGCCCGCGGAACTCGACGCGCTGGCCGACCGGGTTCGGGGGTGGCTCGCCGAAGGCATGGAGCCGGGCGACGTGTGCGTCACGGCGCGCACGAACCGGCTGCGGGACTCGGTCGCCGCCCACCTTCGGGCGCGCTCCCTACCGGCCGCCATATTCAACCCGCGCGAGCACGCCGTCACCGAGGCGACCCACGCCGTCCGCGTCACCACGATGCACGGTGTCAAGGGGCTGGAATTCCGGGCGGTGGCGGTCTCCGGGGTCACCGCCACCGCGTTGCCGCAGATGGACGCCGTCACCAGCCCCGAACTGGACGAGCGACAGCACCGCTCGGACCTGGACACGCAGCGGGCGCTGCTGTACGTGGCCTGCACCCGGGCGCGGGAGCAGTTGTACGTGTCCTGGCACGGGGAGCCCAGCCCGTTCCTGCCTCCGGTTCCGGACGGGCCGGTGTCCGGTGCCGCGGCGGAGCACGGGGCCGTGGCCGCCCGTTAG
- a CDS encoding SAM-dependent methyltransferase — protein sequence MNETSSVPTSADIPTDVPLASRAYGYLLGGKDTHAVDREFIHSVLQTFPECLDIARQNRMFLYRAVRYLAEEAGIRQFLDLGSGYPTERNVHHVAQEFRPDSRVVYVDSDPVVLLHGRAFLADNPNTTVVTADMTDPDQILSDPDVTRLIDFSEPVALLMFSIPHCIPGDDDAYRAIRGPLERVVPGSHLAISHVVADDQESADEMTAVITDLGMPWQTRTPARFAPWLADLEPVDPGLVDVNTWRPDPDQPQLSEVASEIAPYLGASRLNQRVYECGGVFAKS from the coding sequence ATGAACGAAACGAGCTCCGTACCCACCTCGGCCGATATCCCCACCGACGTCCCCCTAGCCTCCCGCGCCTACGGCTACCTGCTCGGCGGTAAGGACACGCACGCCGTCGACCGGGAGTTCATCCACTCCGTGCTGCAGACGTTCCCGGAGTGCCTGGACATCGCGCGACAGAACCGGATGTTCCTGTACCGGGCGGTGCGCTACCTCGCCGAGGAGGCCGGAATCCGCCAGTTCCTCGACCTGGGGAGCGGATACCCCACGGAGCGCAACGTCCACCACGTCGCCCAGGAGTTCCGGCCCGACTCCCGGGTGGTCTACGTCGACAGCGACCCGGTCGTGCTGCTGCACGGCCGCGCGTTCCTCGCCGACAACCCCAACACCACGGTCGTCACCGCCGACATGACCGACCCGGACCAGATCCTGTCCGACCCGGACGTCACGCGGCTCATCGACTTCTCCGAACCGGTGGCGCTGCTGATGTTCAGCATCCCGCACTGCATCCCCGGCGATGACGACGCCTACCGCGCCATCCGCGGCCCCCTGGAGCGGGTGGTGCCCGGAAGCCACCTGGCGATCTCCCACGTGGTGGCCGACGACCAGGAATCCGCCGACGAGATGACCGCCGTCATCACCGACCTCGGCATGCCGTGGCAGACCCGCACCCCCGCCCGGTTCGCCCCCTGGCTCGCCGACCTGGAACCGGTCGATCCGGGGCTGGTCGACGTCAACACCTGGCGTCCCGACCCCGACCAGCCGCAGCTGAGCGAGGTCGCCTCCGAGATCGCCCCCTACCTGGGCGCGTCCCGGCTCAACCAGCGGGTGTACGAGTGCGGGGGAGTGTTCGCCAAGTCCTAA
- a CDS encoding trypsin-like serine peptidase, which translates to MRYLLFPVAASFFLVAAMVNPAAADPGSAGPATPDPSGTTRAEATFSDGTGISAESTERMEDYWTPERMSEATPASPPEGAEAGSGAASRSTGTDGTPGSVPSSQPEGDGPSTMVTESDAAGKVFYTNPSDGKDYMCSASALNSSSKQMVVTAGHCVHGGENGTWMENWTYVPRYREGDRPHGTFYAKQLRTFNGWINDSNLQWDVAMVTTWPQDGDKLVNVTGGHGLSWNYDRSQDVTVLGYPVNKENGEIQWWCQGTTQRVNPADGRLELQCGFGGGASGGPWLREFDDSSGLGHVNGVTSTVTSDDWNRSPYFGDAVKDMFDEQGDVT; encoded by the coding sequence ATGCGCTATCTGCTGTTTCCCGTGGCGGCGAGTTTCTTCCTGGTCGCGGCCATGGTGAACCCCGCCGCGGCGGACCCCGGTTCCGCCGGGCCCGCAACCCCCGACCCCTCCGGAACGACACGGGCCGAGGCGACGTTCTCCGACGGCACGGGGATATCCGCGGAATCCACCGAGCGGATGGAGGACTACTGGACGCCGGAACGGATGAGCGAGGCGACTCCCGCGTCCCCACCCGAGGGCGCCGAAGCCGGCTCCGGCGCGGCGAGCCGTTCCACCGGTACCGACGGGACCCCCGGCTCCGTCCCGTCCTCCCAGCCCGAGGGGGACGGGCCGAGCACCATGGTCACCGAGTCGGACGCGGCCGGGAAGGTCTTCTACACCAATCCGAGCGACGGCAAGGACTACATGTGCTCGGCGAGCGCGCTCAACAGCTCCTCCAAACAGATGGTGGTCACCGCCGGCCACTGCGTGCACGGCGGTGAGAACGGCACCTGGATGGAGAACTGGACCTACGTCCCGCGCTACCGGGAGGGCGACCGCCCGCACGGCACGTTCTACGCCAAGCAGCTCCGCACCTTCAACGGGTGGATCAACGACAGCAACCTGCAGTGGGACGTCGCCATGGTCACCACCTGGCCCCAGGACGGCGACAAGCTCGTCAACGTCACCGGCGGGCACGGACTGAGCTGGAACTACGACCGCAGCCAGGACGTGACCGTGCTGGGGTACCCGGTCAACAAGGAGAACGGCGAGATCCAGTGGTGGTGCCAGGGAACCACCCAGCGGGTGAACCCGGCCGACGGGCGCCTCGAGCTCCAGTGCGGCTTCGGCGGCGGCGCCAGCGGCGGACCGTGGCTGCGAGAGTTCGACGACAGCAGCGGGCTCGGCCACGTGAACGGGGTCACCAGCACCGTCACCAGTGACGACTGGAACCGCAGCCCCTACTTCGGGGATGCCGTCAAGGACATGTTCGACGAGCAGGGCGACGTTACGTAA
- a CDS encoding immunity 49 family protein, whose translation MRTALDPTSRYVETWEAWVAAMQVSYALFASSVFEEGSTVTCRIDHENRTLPTTGPQYYTNASNWITAFYLATICREKERKQWLCRIPVELLRQAGQSEGTVYNEHIYHWIGALQAYTRGNEQSRLTDELTSAIKLSHPDRAQVGDAETLNKRVFPPMDLFRLFIQRKITEFNESLASALRMHKEYFTATEERAEDIDGVVALGPLAIACMAYDAGYWDPEFQLEVESEYMPKHLLERSWYGEFPT comes from the coding sequence ATGCGTACGGCGCTCGATCCGACCTCCCGCTATGTAGAGACCTGGGAGGCCTGGGTGGCGGCCATGCAGGTGTCCTACGCCCTGTTCGCCTCCTCGGTCTTCGAGGAGGGCTCCACGGTGACGTGCAGGATCGACCACGAGAACCGCACCCTCCCCACCACCGGCCCGCAGTACTACACCAACGCCAGCAACTGGATCACCGCCTTCTACCTGGCCACCATCTGCCGCGAAAAGGAGCGCAAACAGTGGCTGTGCCGGATCCCGGTGGAACTGCTGCGCCAGGCCGGACAAAGCGAAGGCACCGTCTACAACGAGCACATCTACCACTGGATCGGAGCTCTGCAGGCCTACACCCGCGGAAACGAGCAGAGCCGCCTCACAGACGAGCTGACCTCGGCCATCAAACTCTCCCACCCCGACCGCGCCCAGGTGGGTGACGCCGAGACCCTGAACAAGCGCGTCTTCCCCCCGATGGACCTGTTCCGCCTGTTCATCCAGCGCAAGATCACCGAGTTCAACGAGTCCCTCGCCAGTGCGCTACGGATGCACAAGGAGTACTTCACCGCCACCGAGGAACGCGCCGAGGACATCGACGGGGTGGTCGCCCTGGGGCCGTTGGCCATCGCCTGCATGGCCTACGACGCCGGCTACTGGGACCCGGAATTCCAACTCGAGGTGGAGTCCGAGTACATGCCCAAGCACCTGCTCGAGCGCAGCTGGTACGGAGAGTTCCCCACCTGA
- a CDS encoding GntR family transcriptional regulator — translation MIITVDPRSYLPPFEQVRDQIRGRVGTGELPVGSRLPPVRRLAADLGVAPNTVARAYRELEREGVLDGRGARGTFVAAPPQQPERTAEPPASGEPGGDVRNSVRDLVRRARDTGMDRAAVLALVSREWDAASVTAGEEHR, via the coding sequence GTGATCATCACGGTTGACCCGCGTTCGTACCTTCCGCCGTTCGAGCAGGTGCGCGACCAGATCCGCGGCCGCGTCGGCACCGGGGAACTTCCGGTGGGGTCCCGGCTGCCGCCGGTGCGGCGGCTGGCCGCCGACCTGGGGGTGGCGCCCAACACGGTGGCGCGCGCCTACCGGGAGCTGGAGCGGGAGGGGGTGCTGGACGGCCGCGGCGCCCGGGGAACGTTCGTGGCGGCACCACCACAACAGCCGGAACGGACCGCCGAGCCGCCAGCGTCCGGCGAACCGGGAGGCGACGTGCGGAACTCCGTCCGTGACCTGGTGCGCCGCGCCCGCGATACCGGCATGGACCGCGCGGCCGTGCTGGCCCTGGTGAGCCGGGAGTGGGACGCGGCTTCGGTGACCGCCGGGGAGGAGCACCGGTGA